A region of Lycium barbarum isolate Lr01 chromosome 1, ASM1917538v2, whole genome shotgun sequence DNA encodes the following proteins:
- the LOC132602858 gene encoding UDP-glycosyltransferase 73C3-like: protein MVSEPELNFVLIPLLAASHIIPMVDMAKLLAQRGVTVTLVMTPLNAIRFTAVIDRAIGSGLLIRVLELQFPAKEAGLPEGCESADVLPCLKCRRQFFAAVNMLQEQAEKLLEEMKPKPSCIISDTHVAWTAETAHKFQIPRIIFDGMSCFNQLCMHNLYIMKDQNQIPESGPFVIPDLPDRIEVTKVQLPGAFNPATICMQDIRDKIRAGETRAYGVVINTFEELEQRYVDKFRKLKDGRVWCIGPLSLCNNDSLDKSQRGNKATFDKEDSLKKWLDSWQPESVVYACLGSLSHTTVVQFVELALGLEASGYPFILVIKSGERQAPIENWILQNGFEERTKERGFLIRGWAPQVLILSHPAIGGFLTHCGWNSTLEGISAGVPMITWPLFAEQFLNERFLVHVLKIGVSVGPREVVHLGEEEKYEVQVSKEEITKAIRTTMDKEKEGKERRQSAKEHGEMANKAVEKDGSSHLSLKLLIKEVQDFQLN, encoded by the coding sequence ATGGTTTCAGAGCCTGAGTTAAACTTTGTTTTGATACCTTTACTTGCTGCAAGTCACATCATACCCATGGTGGACATGGCCAAATTGTTAGCACAGCGAGGGGTGACAGTCACTTTAGTCATGACGCCCCTCAATGCTATCCGATTCACTGCAGTAATTGATCGTGCCATTGGTTCTGGACTACTCATTCGGGTATTAGAGCTCCAGTTTCCAGCCAAGGAAGCAGGATTGCCAGAGGGATGTGAAAGCGCGGATGTACTGCCCTGTCTGAAATGTCGACGACAGTTCTTTGCTGCAGTCAATATGCTACAAGAACAAGCTGAAAAATTGCTTGAAGAGATGAAGCCTAAGCCAAGTTGCATTATTTCCGATACACATGTTGCTTGGACAGCTGAGACAGCTCATAAGTTCCAGATTCCAAGAATCATATTTGATGGAATGAGTTGTTTCAACCAATTGTGTATGCATAACTTGTACATCATGAAGGATCAAAACCAAATCCCGGAATCAGGGCCTTTTGTCATACCTGATTTGCCCGATAGAATTGAAGTAACAAAAGTCCAGCTGCCTGGAGCATTCAATCCAGCAACCATTTGCATGCAAGATATTCGAGACAAAATACGAGCAGGTGAAACAAGAGCCTATGGGGTTGTAATCAATACTTTTGAGGAGTTGGAACAAAGGTATGTTGATAAATTCCGAAAACTTAAAGATGGTAGAGTTTGGTGTATTGGACCTTTGTCTCTCTGTAACAATGACAGTCTAGATAAATCTCAGAGAGGGAATAAGGCCACATTTGACAAAGAGGACAGCTTGAAAAAATGGCTAGATTCTTGGCAACCTGAGTCTGTTGTGTATGCATGTCTTGGAAGCCTTAGTCATACCACAGTTGTCCAATTTGTGGAGTTAGCTTTAGGCCTGGAAGCGTCAGGTTATCCATTCATTTTAGTCATAAAATCAGGGGAAAGACAAGCACCAATAGAGAACTGGATATTGCAAAATGGATTTgaagaaagaacaaaagaaagagggTTTCTGATCCGTGGCTGGGCACCACAAGTATTAATTCTATCACACCCTGCAATTGGTGGGTTCTTGACTCATTGTGGTTGGAATTCAACCCTTGAGGGGATTAGTGCTGGTGTGCCTATGATCACCTGGCCTTTATTTGCGGAGCAGTTCTTAAATGAGAGATTCCTAGTGCATGTCTTGAAGATAGGCGTGAGTGTTGGACCTCGTGAAGTTGTACATTTGGGTGAAGAAGAGAAGTATGAGGTCCAAGTGAGTAAGGAAGAAATAACAAAAGCCATAAGAACAACGATGGACAAGGAGAAAGAAGGAAAAGAGAGGAGACAAAGTGCCAAAGAACATGGAGAAATGGCAAACAAGGCGGTAGAGAAAGATGGATCTTCTCACCTCAGTTTGAAACTTCTAATCAAAGAAGTACAAGATTTCCAACTTAACTAA
- the LOC132626003 gene encoding uncharacterized protein LOC132626003, translated as MRGGRTKYKRPRVVGQGVFVSESGYKCVNQGMPSSRLVSTPKAMNSALVTGYIGYKPSKGLKWKGTKAVTQRQLQVQSANHRIQTRSKAYRVQTRSRKGKSPMK; from the exons ATGAGAGGGGGCAGGACTAAGTACAAGAGGCCAAGGGTTGTTGGACAGGGTGTATTTGTGTCTGAGTCTGGATACAAATGTGTTAAT CAAGGAATGCCTAGCAGCAGGTTGGTGTCCACACCTAAGGCAATGAATTCAGCCTTGGTCACAGGTTATATTGGATACAAACCCAGCAAAGGATTGAAGTGGAAAGGAACAAAAGCAGTTACACAAAGACAACTCCAAGTGCAAAGTGCTAATCATAGAATCCAAACAAGATCAAAGGCTTATAGAGTTCAAACAAGATCAAGAAAAGGAAAATCTCCAATGAAGTAG